A stretch of DNA from Rothia mucilaginosa:
GACTATGAGGGCGTATCCCGAACAGTCCGGGACACAAATATTTATTATTCCACGAAAACGCACCCGAACCTAAGCAGAAACACATTTCAAACAGTTCCCCGCACCCCGCCGTAGCAAGCATCATGCAAAAGCACTGGTGGGCGGCTAAGCTAGACAGCTCGCAAGCACTCAGGCACACAATGGGCGGTGCAGAAGACCGAAGTCTTCCACACCGCCCTTTGCTTTATCTCAAGTGCGCTATCTCAGGGAGCATACCCCTAAGTCAGGCTATTTTAGAGCTTTGCCTTCTGGCGTGCCGGTGCAGTACCGGTTGCTTCCTGGAATGCCAGGCGCGGGGAGCGCTGGTGGCGAATCGAGGAGGTGTCGCGGCCGAAGATCTGGTTCAGTGCCCAGGTGGTCATAACGCGAACGGTACGCTCGGTGGTGGGGATTGCAGAGCCGTGGTAGCCGCGGTGCATGATCCATGCCAGCGGGCCGCCAATGGTCTTGCCCTTGAAGTTTGCAACGCCCTTCCACAGGCCCAGACCTGCCACAACACCGATGGTCTCGTGGTAGTAGTCGGTCAGGGGCTCGCCGCGGCGAGCAGCCAGCAGGTTCTTAGCCAGAACGACAGCCTGGCGGGAAGCGTGCTGAGCGTTGGGAACGCAGAAGCCACCCACGCCGCCGCCGGAGAGGTCCGGAACAGCTGCGTTGTCGCCTGCAGCCCATGCACCCTCAACCACGCCGTCATCGCCGGTGACGCGCAGGTCTGCGCTCACGCGAACGCGGCCACGCTCGTCGATCGGGAAGTCGGTGTTCTTCAGCATCGGGGATGCTGCCACACCTGCGGTCCAGATCAGGGTGTCGGTCTTGATCTCGCCTGCGGGGGACTTGTCAGCCATGTTGATCAGCTGCAGGTTGCCGTCGGTTGCGTCGGAGAGGGAGGTGTTCAGCAGAATCTCGATGCCGCGTGCACGCAGCTCTGCAACAACCTTCTCTGCACGGTCTGCGGGGACCTCGGGCATGATGCGCGGTGCAGCCTCGACCATGACGAAGTGCAGGTCGGAAACGGAGAGACGCTCGTTGCGCTCGACAGCAACGCGTGCCATGTCCTCGAGCTCGGAGATGGTCTCAACGCCAGCGAAGCCACCACCAACGATGACGAAGGTCAGGGCGCGGCGGCGCTCTTCAGCGTCGGACAGCATGGATGCAACCTCGATGCGGTCCAGAACCCAGTTACGAACGGAGACTGCCTCTTCAATGGTCTTCAGACCGATAGCGACCTCTGCCAGACCCGGAATCGGGAACGCGCGGGTCACAGCGCCTGCGCCGAGAACAATCTCGTCGTACTTCAGCTCGAAGGGCTCACCGTTGTCGGTGGGCTCAACAACAGCGGTGCGGTTTGCGTGGTCGATGGAGACAACGCGGCCGGGGATCAGCTCGGTGTCGCGCAGGTGCTGGCGCAGCGGCACAGTTGCGTTACGGCCTTCCATGGAACCTGCTGCAACCTCGGGGAGGAAGGGCTGGTAAGTCATGTAGGGGTTCGGCTCAACGATGGTGACGACGCCACCGGTCTCCTTGATAGCCTTCTGGATCTTCTTAGCAACGGTGAAGCCAACGTAGCCGCCACCGACGATCAGGACGCGAGGACGGTCCTGTGCCACCTTAGTGAATGCCATTTTCTTACTTCCTAGTCTTCAGGTACCGAGGTTCGGTAGCCCCGGTAGGTTGATATGTGCAACTTTCGGCTCGTTCCGAAAGCTCCCCTGACGAACAAAGCGGCTCGCTCTGGAAGTCCTTGCGCAACGCGAAGTGGCTAGCAGCTCGAGCCTGTCTATCACATACCTGTTGTCTTTTATTTTACGCCTTTGTTTAGGTGATTTCGCACTTATGGCCCCTTTGAGCTGACCCTAAGTTAAAAGTTTTGAAGATATGAACAGGGTTCATCTCGTGATGTGGGTTACGGTCTAAATCACTCTTTCCGTTTTTTACGCGGTATGTTCGATATTTTCGTTTATTGGGGTGTTCCCCCGTCGAAAGCCAGCCCCCGCATAACAAAGCCCGGGACTAACTCAAAAGTCAGCCCCGGGCGAACAGGAGATGCCCCCCACAGAGAAGAAAAACACCGGCATCCCAGACTCACAAGAACCCTAACGAGTCCCCTTCCGAGCACCCTGCTGCGACCCCTTTGAAACACGGTGCTTTCCGTGATGAGTACCCGGATGATGTGCCATCTCACGAGCCATCCGCGCAGCCTGCCCCGCGCTCACATGCATCCTGTGCAAACGATGCACAGAACCAGCCGTAATAATCGTCAGCCACAACACCAGCGCCGCCAAAATCACCGGTGGCAACCAGCCACGATCCTCCGGAGGGCGACGCGCATCCGGCGCCGCCGCCTTCACAATGCTCTCACCCTCCTCATGGACCGGCGCAGCATCGCTAGGAGTCGGATCGCTCACCTGCCGCTTACGATGCACCGCAATCCACTCAGAAATAGAACCCAACGGATTCGCCGTCACCGTAGGCGCCGCCAAAGCCATTGCATCCTGCGGATTGAAAATACCGTAACCATACAAAGGGTCACGGCCCGTCACGCCAGCATCATCAGCCGAAGCAATCAAACGCTGAGCCAACTGAGCCGCAGACTCCTTCGGATACTTCTGCTTCAACAACGCCGCAACACCCGTCACCAAGGGCGCAGCAGCCGAAGAACCAGACCAAATCATGTACCCATTACCCGGAGCAGCCGCAATCATATCCGTACTCGGAGCAACCACAGCAATCGAAATGCCCTGAGTCGACGAGCCCTCAGCAACAGCCTTCTTCCGGTCAATACCACCAACCGTCAACACGCCAGGAATCGTCGCCGGAGCACCAACCTGCGTCAAGCCGCTACCGCGGTTACCCGCAGCCGCAACAATCAGCACGCCCTTCTGCTCAGCGTAGGCAAACGCCTCATCCCAGCTCTGCGGCCAGCTCGTCTTATTCGAGCCAATCGACATGTTAATAATCTGAGCCCCATTATCGACCGCGTAACGCACCGCCGCCGGGATCTGCTCATCAATGCTCTTACCGCCGGTCGTACCCATATTCAGCGAAATCGGCAGAATCTTCGCATCGGGAGCTACACCAATCACACCGGTCGGCTTACCCGGCTGACCTGCAATTGCAGAATAGCCCCGCGTATCGTGACCGTGACCGGCAATCAGAGAAGCGACCTCCGTGCCGTGCATCGGCTCAGCGCCCAGGCCCTTCCAGCCGTCCTCGCTACCAACGCCCGAGGCGTCATAACCGCGCAGAACATTACCTTCAAGATCCGGGTGGGTACCGTCCACGCCCGTATCAATCACAGCAACCGTCACGCCCTTACCCGTAGCCTGCGACCACAAGGACGTAATACCGTACTCATTCAGCCAATACTCACGCTGACGAACATCATCACCATTCGTGGTTGACGCGCCCTGACTCGGAGTCGCCGAAGTCTTCGGAACCGCAGTACCCGACGGCGAAGGAGTCGCCGTCACCTCCCTCTTAGGGCTCGGAGACGCAGAAGCGGAAGGAGTCGGGTCCGTCGCCCAGGCAGCAGGCGCCAGCGGGGTCCACAACGGCAGAAGAGTCAACGCGGCACTAGCGCCCAAAGCTGCAACCTTAGGGATGCGGCGAGTAGCGCCTCGGTCAGAACCAACCGAGGCGCGCACACCAAATACACGAGACGCACAGGCGAAAGACGGCGCAAAAGACCAGCCGGTCAGGGGCATACCTCGCCGACGCTCAGAATGGAACATTAAAACTCCTCAAGCTGAGCCGCGCCGTGAACCACCATCGGTTCACGGCGCGAGCGCTCAAGCCTACAGCTGGGACAGAGCGATACCGTCCAGAATGTCGTGCTCGCTGACGGTCACCGAATCCACGGCGCCATCAGTCATCTCATTCAGACGGGTCAGGATGCGGGCGTAAATCGTCGCGCCGGCACCAATCACATCCACCCGGCCGGGGTGCATGTAGCCAAGCTCCTCACGCTCGGTGCGGTTCAGCGAAGCCAACCAGCGGGCGGTCTTCTGAACGGTCTCCACCGAGAAGCTCTGAGCGTTAATAGCCTCAGAATCATAGCGGTCCAGACCCAGCGCAGCGGCAGCCACAGTGGTCGCGGTACCAGCCACAGCAACCACGCGGCGCGCATTCTGCAGGGGCACAGTCTTACGCGCCACCTCGAGAGCCTCGTCAGTATCAGCCTCAACACGAGCAATCTGCGACTCGGTCGCCGGGGCGCTGAGCATGTGACGCTCAGTCAAGCGCACACAACCAATATTGACGCTACGGGAAGCCTTCACACCCGACTCGTCACCGAGCACGAACTCAGTCGAACCGCCGCCCAGATCGAACACCAGGGTGTCGCCGTCGCCGTAGCCGACAGCGCGCACCGCACCCGCGAAGGACAGCGCAGCTTCCTCATCACCGCTAATGACCTCGGGCTCAATACCCAAAATCTCGCGGATACCGTCCACGAACACCTGGCGGTTACCCGCATCGCGAGTCGCACTGGTCGCCACGAAACGCACCGAATCAGCGCCGTGCTCCTTCAGCAACTGCGCGTACTCACGCGCCGCAGCGAAAGTACGGTCCAGCGCTTCCTGCGCCAGCCAGCCGGTCGCGTCCACGCCCTGACCCAGACGCACAATGCGCATCTCACGCACAACGTCCTTCAGAACGGTCTTCTCAACCCCGTCCACCACCTCAGTAGTGGAATCAGCAATCAGCAGGCGAATAGAGTTCGTACCGCAGTCAATCGCACCAACGCGCACGGTGGGTTCCTTTCAGGTCTTCAATAAATATTCAGCGCCAAAGGCACCGCGAGCGCCGCAGGCGAAAAATTTTCGCTTTTCGGCGCTCTTTCTTCTATCTATTATGCGCCCGCACCGTCCCTCAAGACGATGCGGGCGCACCAGAATCATTATTTAGGCTTCTTCACGCCACGCGGGGTCGCAGGAGCAGACCTCGGGGGTCCACCACTCGGCGATAGCGTCCAGGCCGCGGTCACCCATCGGGTTCACGCCGCGACCCACCGACAGGGTGTGGCCGATAACGGCGTGCAGGCACTTCACGCGGGTCGGCATACCGCCGGCAGAGATACCGTCAATCTCCGGGACCTCTTCGGTGCCGCTGATCAGGCGGATGCGTTCACGCTCAGCCAGGTAGTTCTCGTGTGCGGCAGCGTACTGTGCCGCCAGGTCGGCATCCTCAGCGAGCGAGTCGGTCATCTCGTACATCAGGCCGCCCGCCTCCAGGCGGGAAGCCGCAGCGGTAATCACCGGATGCGCCAGGTAGAACACGGTCGGGAAGGGGGTGCCGTTGCTCAGGCGCGGCGCGGTAGCAGCCACGAGCGGGTTACCGCACACGCAACGTGCCGGGATCTCAATCACGTCGCGGACCTTACGGCCCAGCTGCGCCGAGAGAACACGGATGTCCTGCTCGGTGGGGGTCAGGGTTTCAACAGTTACGCCGAAGCCGCCGGGGGTGCGTGCCTTCAGCTCTTCAATGGTGTTTTCGGTGCTCATAATCCTAAGTTTCTGGAGCGAGGGGTCACCTCGTCCGCTTATGCCGGGTGCTTGCCGGGTTCTTGCCACGGCAGGGTTCCTGCCGGTGGCTGGGGCTAGTTCTTTTCGAGAGAATCCCAAATCTTCGTGGTCCAGGCGTCCTCGGGGGCGTTCTTCGCATTCGCAGAAGTACCGTCAGCCTTCGTGGAGTCCTCGGTAATGCCGGTAACCACGTAGGGGGTGTCGCCGGGGTTCACATAGTAGAGGCGGCTACGTGCCTGCTGGCGAACGTAGTTGTCGTCGTTCCACCAGGTCTGCTCCGCCTTCAGCTGAGCGTTCTCCTGCTGCAGCTGGGAAATGTGCGTGTTGATTCGCTTGATTTCCCGGTCCTGGTCAAAGTAGGTGACCACCGGGTATGCGGTACCGAGCGCAATCACACCCACCACAACAGCGGTCAGGAAGCTACGACCGGAGAACATATGAGCCGCCACGGGGGCGTCGTATCCGCCCTCTTCACGGCCCTGCTGGGCTGCGGCGCGGCGGCGAGCACGCTCCTCACGGCGAGCCTGCGCCTGACGTTCACGCTCAGGGTGACGCTCGCTCAAACCCACGCCAAAGAAAAGAGCGCTTGCCTTCTTTAACAGGGAGGTGCGAGCTTCCTTCGCGGCGCCACGCGACGCATTGGAGGAGGTAGCGCCCTGAGCGGGTTCGGTGGAACTCTTAGAGTGCGACCGGGTCTGCTGGTTTGCTCGCTGGCTCATTGCTCTATCCCTCGTTCCATTCTGTACCGCTAAGCGCTTCCTTCATATTCTACCGGGTTTGTTGGGGTTATCCGGCGCTATGTTGTGGCCGCTACATGCGGCATCGTATGGGCTGAACCTCGTGCGCTGCCGCCGCAACTAGCCTCAACACCGTGACTAACCTCAACATAGAGCAGGAGGCGGTGCCACTCCCCTACGGGGTAGCACCGCCTCCGCTAAATTCTGATTACAGTCGAATCATAAAGCCTGATTATCCAGCCTGAATAGCATCCAAGGCTTTGATGAGATCGGCAGAAGCCTCGGGCTCGACCTTGCGAGTAAACCACTTGCCCGACTCTAAGATAACGGGGAGATCTTTCAGAGTGAGCACCTCAGGGTGAGCTCCTCCCCTACTCCAATCAATGTAGTGGTGGTTTGCGTGATTCTCAGAGCCCTTTGTTCCCGGCGCCAGCTGGCCATCGGTTGCCCAAGCCTCCGCATTCTCACGAGCAGGCGTATTGAGGAGTACGCTCTGCATCCACATCTCATCAGGCATAGGGGCAGAGCGGAAGATTTTGGTAACCTCTCGACCCTTCGGGGTCTTCAAAAAGTCCATCACCTGAAGAGCGGCCGAGCGGGAAATCGTCCAATAAGCCGACCCCTGATAAAACTGGACAGGCAAATTCTTGCGCGGAAACATACGGGAAATCTTGTAGTAGATTTTACGTACACGGTCACGTAGGGTTCCCTCAGGAAATAGGGCCTCAAAATCTTTATACTCTCGGTACTGCACCAAAACGTAGTTACGCATTCCGGGGGCTAGCGCATAGAAGCTTACCCAGGAGTGCTCCAGATTTTCGGGTCGGGCAAGATAATCAGCGTATTCGCGGAGAGGACGCACGGGATAGCACTGCCCTGTAATGCATGCGTAATGAGTTACCTCCGGATATTCCTTCAAGGCCTGGGCAAGCATTTTTTGAGTTGCCTTGACAGCAGAATAACCTGCCCAACGCACGTTTTCACGTTCACGGACGTAAGATACGCCCTCAACGTAGAAGTCTTCCTGATTTGCTTTTTTATCGATGTGTGCGACGCACTTACCGCCTGATGCCAAGATGTGTCCCACCAGTTTCTTGAACTGCTCAGGATACTTATGGGCAAGGATAAGATAGCAGACTGCCATGATTCTCCTATATGAAGTGTGAGCAAAAAAGCATGCTATCGACATACAAAATATAGGCTGCGCCGAAACAATCTATCGTGATACCACATCACAATATAGTTCAGCACGACCCAAGTAGTCGGATAGGAACCCCCTGAGGGGCTCAGATGTTTAAGGCTTTATTGCCGCTTTAAAATCCTTTGAAAGGATAAAGTGTGAGTGACTATCTACAAGGACATTGTATGATCTTGACAAGGGGAAACAGGTTTATAACACGGTAAATGACACCATGGTCTGCATCACGATGTACTATGCGTGACGGGCCTCTTCTACGGGAACCCTAAGCTCAAGAAACCCAGGCACAGAGCAGGAGGCGGTGCCACTCCCCTACGGGGTAGCACCGCCTCCTTGACGTCTAACCGCTTACGCGGTCGGATACTTCAGTAACTTATGCCTTGAAGCGGGGGAATGCGGACTTGCCAGCGTAAACAGCTGCCTCGCCCAGCTCTTCCTCAATGCGCAGCAGCTGGTTGTACTTAGCAACGCGCTCGGAACGTGCGGGAGCACCGGTCTTGATCTGGCCAGCGTTGGTTGCAACAGCCAGGTCGGCGATGGTGACGTCCTCGGTCTCACCGGAACGGTGAGAAACCATGCAACGGTACTCGTGGCGCTGTGCCAGCTCCATTGCGTCAAGGGTCTCGGTCAGCGAACCGATCTGGTTCACCTTCACGA
This window harbors:
- a CDS encoding beta-1,6-N-acetylglucosaminyltransferase → MAVCYLILAHKYPEQFKKLVGHILASGGKCVAHIDKKANQEDFYVEGVSYVRERENVRWAGYSAVKATQKMLAQALKEYPEVTHYACITGQCYPVRPLREYADYLARPENLEHSWVSFYALAPGMRNYVLVQYREYKDFEALFPEGTLRDRVRKIYYKISRMFPRKNLPVQFYQGSAYWTISRSAALQVMDFLKTPKGREVTKIFRSAPMPDEMWMQSVLLNTPARENAEAWATDGQLAPGTKGSENHANHHYIDWSRGGAHPEVLTLKDLPVILESGKWFTRKVEPEASADLIKALDAIQAG
- a CDS encoding S8 family peptidase; amino-acid sequence: MFHSERRRGMPLTGWSFAPSFACASRVFGVRASVGSDRGATRRIPKVAALGASAALTLLPLWTPLAPAAWATDPTPSASASPSPKREVTATPSPSGTAVPKTSATPSQGASTTNGDDVRQREYWLNEYGITSLWSQATGKGVTVAVIDTGVDGTHPDLEGNVLRGYDASGVGSEDGWKGLGAEPMHGTEVASLIAGHGHDTRGYSAIAGQPGKPTGVIGVAPDAKILPISLNMGTTGGKSIDEQIPAAVRYAVDNGAQIINMSIGSNKTSWPQSWDEAFAYAEQKGVLIVAAAGNRGSGLTQVGAPATIPGVLTVGGIDRKKAVAEGSSTQGISIAVVAPSTDMIAAAPGNGYMIWSGSSAAAPLVTGVAALLKQKYPKESAAQLAQRLIASADDAGVTGRDPLYGYGIFNPQDAMALAAPTVTANPLGSISEWIAVHRKRQVSDPTPSDAAPVHEEGESIVKAAAPDARRPPEDRGWLPPVILAALVLWLTIITAGSVHRLHRMHVSAGQAARMAREMAHHPGTHHGKHRVSKGSQQGARKGTR
- a CDS encoding NAD(P)/FAD-dependent oxidoreductase produces the protein MAFTKVAQDRPRVLIVGGGYVGFTVAKKIQKAIKETGGVVTIVEPNPYMTYQPFLPEVAAGSMEGRNATVPLRQHLRDTELIPGRVVSIDHANRTAVVEPTDNGEPFELKYDEIVLGAGAVTRAFPIPGLAEVAIGLKTIEEAVSVRNWVLDRIEVASMLSDAEERRRALTFVIVGGGFAGVETISELEDMARVAVERNERLSVSDLHFVMVEAAPRIMPEVPADRAEKVVAELRARGIEILLNTSLSDATDGNLQLINMADKSPAGEIKTDTLIWTAGVAASPMLKNTDFPIDERGRVRVSADLRVTGDDGVVEGAWAAGDNAAVPDLSGGGVGGFCVPNAQHASRQAVVLAKNLLAARRGEPLTDYYHETIGVVAGLGLWKGVANFKGKTIGGPLAWIMHRGYHGSAIPTTERTVRVMTTWALNQIFGRDTSSIRHQRSPRLAFQEATGTAPARQKAKL
- a CDS encoding DUF501 domain-containing protein, producing MSTENTIEELKARTPGGFGVTVETLTPTEQDIRVLSAQLGRKVRDVIEIPARCVCGNPLVAATAPRLSNGTPFPTVFYLAHPVITAAASRLEAGGLMYEMTDSLAEDADLAAQYAAAHENYLAERERIRLISGTEEVPEIDGISAGGMPTRVKCLHAVIGHTLSVGRGVNPMGDRGLDAIAEWWTPEVCSCDPAWREEA
- a CDS encoding septum formation initiator family protein, producing the protein MSQRANQQTRSHSKSSTEPAQGATSSNASRGAAKEARTSLLKKASALFFGVGLSERHPERERQAQARREERARRRAAAQQGREEGGYDAPVAAHMFSGRSFLTAVVVGVIALGTAYPVVTYFDQDREIKRINTHISQLQQENAQLKAEQTWWNDDNYVRQQARSRLYYVNPGDTPYVVTGITEDSTKADGTSANAKNAPEDAWTTKIWDSLEKN
- a CDS encoding exopolyphosphatase, with the translated sequence MRVGAIDCGTNSIRLLIADSTTEVVDGVEKTVLKDVVREMRIVRLGQGVDATGWLAQEALDRTFAAAREYAQLLKEHGADSVRFVATSATRDAGNRQVFVDGIREILGIEPEVISGDEEAALSFAGAVRAVGYGDGDTLVFDLGGGSTEFVLGDESGVKASRSVNIGCVRLTERHMLSAPATESQIARVEADTDEALEVARKTVPLQNARRVVAVAGTATTVAAAALGLDRYDSEAINAQSFSVETVQKTARWLASLNRTEREELGYMHPGRVDVIGAGATIYARILTRLNEMTDGAVDSVTVSEHDILDGIALSQL